Part of the Natranaeroarchaeum aerophilus genome is shown below.
TATCGTTGACCAGTACCGTCACGAGATCGCCTGACGAGAGGACAGTGTCCCCTTTTGGAGTCAACACATCCTCGCCACGTTTAATTGCAGCAACGAGGACATCCTCTGGGAGAAGGCCCTCTGCCCTGGCTTCCGAGAGAGGGTGTTGAGTGATTACAGATCCGTCCGCTGGTTCGATTTCGATAAATTCGGAATTTTCACTCAGTGTCATGAAGTCCTTGATACCGGGGTAGCGAACCGAGTGATACAGATGATCCGCGATCAGTTGCTGTGGGTTTTCGACGATGTTGACGCCGATCTTTTCGAAGATCGGGATGTGGGCAGGATCGTGGACCACACTGATGAGTGATGGAACATCGTACTCACGGGCGAGCAGCATCACCATCGTGTTTACCGCATCGATGTTCGTGGTGCTGATGATCGCATCTGCACGGTCAATACCTGCGTCTTCCAGGATGGTATTGTCGGTCGCGTCAGCGTTGAGCACGAGACAATCGTACGTACTGGAGATCTCGTTTGCGACTTCCTCGTCCTGTTCGACAACGACAACGTCGTTACCGTCACCCGTCGCCATTTCGATGAGGTTCGACCCGATTTTTCCCGCTCCCACGATTATCAGGTACATTACTTCGACACCTCTGTTAGATTGTCTCCGTCAGTATCAGGAAGCGAAACCACCGGACATGGACTCTCTGAAAGCAATTTGTCCTTCAAATCACGTGAGAATAGTTGGGAAAGCAACCCAGACGACTGCCGAGGTTTGAAGACGATTGCGGTGGCATCGTGTTCGGTTGCACTAGCGACGATTTCAGCGACTATATCGGAACCAGCACGAAGTTCCGTCTCGAACGCGTCTCCTGTATCCAGTGTCGTTTCAGCACTCTCGAACCAGTTACCAGCCTCTTGCTTCAGTGCCTCTGGTGATGCCGGATCCATATATCCCTCTGTCTGCTCAATTACGTAGAGGACATTCACCAGGTCCACCGAGTCATCAAGATGTGGACGCAAGGCAGCACACGTTGCTTTCGTATCCTCTTTGTTTGCGATTGGAACGATCACCCGACGTAACAACGGATCGGTCATAGCTGATCCCCTCTCTCTGGTATCCTCGGTGGGATTCTGGGATCATACGATCTCGGTTTCAGTGCTATCATACTTCGTTTCACAATCACCATTGCTCTTTGAGCAATATAATCCTATCTATTTTCTCAACAAGAAATTTTTGCCCCTGTGTATTGCTTATCGAGTATATTGGGCAGCCCTGCAGTTGTATCCCATAGACTCTTTTAATTCTACAACCGAAATACAACCAGTAATATTAATTAGCTGCTCGTCCCGATTAGGAAGTATGAATCTAGCTACGGATGCCGTAATATACCCCTCTGTAATTAGGGGTTCAGAAGAAACATACAGAAACGGAGCAGATTTTGACACATGAGCGAGCAAGAACTCGCCCGCGATCTCGGGTTTCTCGAAGCGTACACGCTAGGGCTGGGGACGATGATCGGTGCAGGAATATTTGTACTCCCTGGCATCGTTGCCGAAGCTGCGGGTCCAGCAAGTATGGTTTCGTTCACCATCGGTGGCGTCGTAGCCCTGCTCGCCGCGCTCTCCCTCTCCGAACTAGCGACTGGAATGCCAAAAGCTGGTGGCAGTTATTATTACATCAACCACGCACTCGGGAGTTTTTTCGGAACAATTGTTGGTTGGGGAATGTGGGCTGGACTGATGTTCGCAACTGCATTCTATATGCTCGGGTTCGGCCAGTACTTGCTTGATCAACCCTCCACTGCAATCGGCGTTGTCGCAGCGGCACTGGTGATGGCAGCATTGCTCACATTGCTCAATTATCGAGGTGTCAAAGAAACAGGTTCGTTCCAGAATATTATCGTCATCTCGCTCGTCGGGTTGATCCTTGTCTTCATCGCTGTCGGTCTCCCACAAGTCGATCCGGACTTGTTGCAGCCCTTTACAGCTGGGCAGGGCTGGCCCGCTGTCGGTGTCACTGCAGGGACGGTCTTCGTGACGTTCATCGGGTTCGAAGTGATCGCAACTAGTGCCGAGGAAATCAAACAACCAGGTCGGAATCTCCCACTGGCAATGGTTGCAGCAGTCGTCACGCCGACGCTTCTCTACGTCCTCGTGATGCTCGTCAGTACAGGCGTTCTGCCGGTTCCCGAACTTGCAGCCTCAGACGTGCCTGTGGCCGACGTTGCTCGGGCAACCGCCGGGGCCCTTGGAGCAGTCACGATAGGTGGCTTCACCATCCAGTTCTCCGTTATTGGCGGGGGAATCATGATTATCGGTGCAGTCCTCGCAACGATTTCGTCGGCGAATGCATCGATCCTCTCGGCGGCGAGAGTCAACTTCGCAATGGGGCGGGACAAGATCCTCGCGGATTGGCTCAACCAGATTCACAGCAAGTATCGAACGCCGTACCGTGCAATCCTGGCTACCGGTGGTGTGATCCTGGCATTGATAGCCAGTCCGCTCCCAATCGATACGTTGGCTGACGTTGCCGCATTTATGTTCCTTGTGACGTACGCGCTGGTCCACATCGCAGTAGTCGTACTGCGTCGGGCTGAACCCGAGAACTACGATCCGGATTTCCGCATTCCATCGTGGGGGTATCCGGCGATTCCCATCGTCGGATTCTTTGGCTGTGTGGTGGTACTCGTCCAGATGGGAGACACACCGCTCGTTACGGTGAGTGGAGTGACACTCCTCTCTGTTGTCCAGGCTATCGGTATCGGAATTATTCTGCTCTCTATCGGGTGGTGGGCATACTATGCCCGGCAAAAGGCAATTTCGACAACACTTGTCGGCGAAGCGGTTGCGCCCACTAAGGAAGCTGTGTCCGAAAACGAGGTTTATCGAGTGGTTGTTCCGATTGCAAACCCTACGACTGAGCAAACGCTGATACGGTACGCCGCAGCCAGTGCGTACAGCCACGAGGGGCCGACAGAACTCATTGCCGTTAACGTGATTGAGGTGCCACCGCAGATGTCCCCTGAACAGATCGAACTCGAAGAAGAACGTGTCAATATCCAGCAAGACTTACTTGAGAATGCTAAGGAAACCGCTGAAACGCTAGATATTCCCCTCCGAACGCGGGCGATAGTCGGTCGGAATGCTGGCAGTGCGCTCCTCTCGGTAATCAAAGAGGAAAACGCAGACCATGTATTAATGGGATGGGGCGGGTCGTCTCGTCGTCGTGATGCGATCTTCGGAACGACTCTTGACCCTGTAATCGAGAGAGCGCCGTGTGAAGTGACCCTCGTGACGAACCCGCGTCCGTCGCCGGGGAGAATCGTCGCGCTAGCTGGTGGGGGGCCGAACGCCCCAGTTGCGGCTCGCCGTGCTGGTGAACTCACTCGTACGTTTGAGAACGCGTCACTGACGTTGCTGAATGTCCAATCCCCAGCGGACAACGACTCCCCTACAGAAGATGATCTCGACGAACGAGAAAGTCCGACATCCAAAGGTGAGGCCGCAATCTCGGAAGTCGCTGTGAAAGCAGAACTTGAAGAAACCGAATACGACTCGCAAGTCATCGTGAGTGAAACCGTTCGAGAGACCCTAATCGAGTCTGTAGGTAAGTACGATACGGTGAGCGTAGGAGCAACTGGACAAAGTTTCGTGGCTCAAACCTTGTACGGATCGATTCCACAGACGATTGTCGAAGAGAGTGATGGAACAGTACTTATTTCTCGTGATGCAGATCGATCACCGCGAACGCTCCGGGAAGCACTCGGAGAAAACCTACGATCTATTCTGGAAGGATGATGAAATTGAGAGAGAGACTCCGACCAAGCTCACCGAATCAAATTCTGTTTGTTGTGATTGGTTGGATGAGTGTATCCTTATTAGTCTCTAGAGTATACAATACTTCATTAGTTCGACTCGGAATACTTGTTATTTCTGTGATTTTGTTAATCTGGGCAATCTGGGGAACTCAACATCTACTCGAAAACGAGCGTCAAAAACGGTATCGAAAAAGATGACTACTCAGGATATGGAGTTGAGGCACAGATCGCTCAGAACAGACGATGCGGGCAACAGACAATCCAGTTATATCGGGGGTGGAATTCTAAGAAAAGGGCTCTGGTGAATCGTTATGGGGCGTTGGGGTACAGCTGTTGAGCGTTCGTTGTAACCTCCTTTGTCAAGGATCAATCGAAGGTCTTGCGGAGATAGCCACGTTGAGAACGAATATAGAGACATTCTCGCCGCGATTGCTCGTCGCTTTAGACCCCAATTCGGACGCAGTCTAGTGATTCACCAAAGCCAAGAAAAGTTAATGAATTGTCCGGTAGTAGCGTTGATTCATATGGGATTACTCGAAGTTCTACGCCGGTCAGGAGATGGCATTAATTGTGCCATGTATGAATGCCGAGACTGTGGGACAACACTCTCACCAGAAGCGACGGAATGCCCTACTTGTGAGTCTACTGAAATTGCTTGTTACACCTTCTAATTGCCCACCGACTCGAATGTATAATCTATGCGTCTGTCTCAGTCTGCGGGAGTACAATGACTGGACGTTCGGATTTTGTTACGAGCTTGAGTGAGAGGTCGCCGGAGAGAAACTGCATGATTCGGTTCCCATCGCGCGGCCTGTATGCGATGGCACTTGCGTTGAGCTCTTCGGCAGCGTCAAAGATTGCCCCGACAACATCTCGGGCGTAGGCCGTATGCTCGTCTGCGTCTGGGAAAACTCTGCGAACGGCGGCGTACGATTCCTCAGCCAAGTCTTCGGATTGCTCGACGGGTGTTTTATCCGGCACTCCCCTTCCCTTCTCAACAACATGAAGTGCCGTCACCTGTTCAGGATTATACGGCTCAAGTAATTCTACTGTCTTTCGAGCATCCTCCTCATGTGCGACCGGAAGGAGGATATGTTCAAGGAGTTCGCGCTGATGTGAGTCACGTTCTCTATCCATACAGGAAATAGAGATCACTACATGATAACAGTTGTTCGGGCTCTACCTACCCTGCTCAATACGCAGAGATACTAATTAATTGGTTCATCTAAAGACATTCGAAACCAATACCGACGAACTGATAGCTTCATCCTTCATATTTAGCACTCGGGTTGTGACAACTTATATGGATTTTATAGAGTCGCATAACCATCATTCCCTCAATCGCTCTTCTGTAGGAGATTGTTGATCCGACTCGGTTGCTCGCGCACCAAGCAGAGATGACTACGTAGACCAGTTCAGCGACCCGTTCGAGTACCGGTGGCACAATAGCTAAATCGCAAGAGGGCACTCCATCAACAATGTGCTACGCATGAGCGCCCTCAATTTACTGGCTTAGGCCACTAATCCGAAGTGTGCCGGATTATGAACAAGGAAGAACTTCTCCAGTCACTACAAGATTCCCTTCACGGAGATCAATCTCAGTAAAT
Proteins encoded:
- a CDS encoding universal stress protein; the protein is MDRERDSHQRELLEHILLPVAHEEDARKTVELLEPYNPEQVTALHVVEKGRGVPDKTPVEQSEDLAEESYAAVRRVFPDADEHTAYARDVVGAIFDAAEELNASAIAYRPRDGNRIMQFLSGDLSLKLVTKSERPVIVLPQTETDA
- a CDS encoding amino acid permease, with amino-acid sequence MSEQELARDLGFLEAYTLGLGTMIGAGIFVLPGIVAEAAGPASMVSFTIGGVVALLAALSLSELATGMPKAGGSYYYINHALGSFFGTIVGWGMWAGLMFATAFYMLGFGQYLLDQPSTAIGVVAAALVMAALLTLLNYRGVKETGSFQNIIVISLVGLILVFIAVGLPQVDPDLLQPFTAGQGWPAVGVTAGTVFVTFIGFEVIATSAEEIKQPGRNLPLAMVAAVVTPTLLYVLVMLVSTGVLPVPELAASDVPVADVARATAGALGAVTIGGFTIQFSVIGGGIMIIGAVLATISSANASILSAARVNFAMGRDKILADWLNQIHSKYRTPYRAILATGGVILALIASPLPIDTLADVAAFMFLVTYALVHIAVVVLRRAEPENYDPDFRIPSWGYPAIPIVGFFGCVVVLVQMGDTPLVTVSGVTLLSVVQAIGIGIILLSIGWWAYYARQKAISTTLVGEAVAPTKEAVSENEVYRVVVPIANPTTEQTLIRYAAASAYSHEGPTELIAVNVIEVPPQMSPEQIELEEERVNIQQDLLENAKETAETLDIPLRTRAIVGRNAGSALLSVIKEENADHVLMGWGGSSRRRDAIFGTTLDPVIERAPCEVTLVTNPRPSPGRIVALAGGGPNAPVAARRAGELTRTFENASLTLLNVQSPADNDSPTEDDLDERESPTSKGEAAISEVAVKAELEETEYDSQVIVSETVRETLIESVGKYDTVSVGATGQSFVAQTLYGSIPQTIVEESDGTVLISRDADRSPRTLREALGENLRSILEG
- a CDS encoding potassium channel family protein, which produces MYLIIVGAGKIGSNLIEMATGDGNDVVVVEQDEEVANEISSTYDCLVLNADATDNTILEDAGIDRADAIISTTNIDAVNTMVMLLAREYDVPSLISVVHDPAHIPIFEKIGVNIVENPQQLIADHLYHSVRYPGIKDFMTLSENSEFIEIEPADGSVITQHPLSEARAEGLLPEDVLVAAIKRGEDVLTPKGDTVLSSGDLVTVLVNDTSVDEVLSTFGHGSNGS
- a CDS encoding universal stress protein, whose product is MTDPLLRRVIVPIANKEDTKATCAALRPHLDDSVDLVNVLYVIEQTEGYMDPASPEALKQEAGNWFESAETTLDTGDAFETELRAGSDIVAEIVASATEHDATAIVFKPRQSSGLLSQLFSRDLKDKLLSESPCPVVSLPDTDGDNLTEVSK